A window of Macrotis lagotis isolate mMagLag1 chromosome X, bilby.v1.9.chrom.fasta, whole genome shotgun sequence contains these coding sequences:
- the LOC141499015 gene encoding store-operated calcium entry regulator STIMATE has protein sequence MNERGCENGAFMDSFGIFLQGLLGVVAFSTLMLKRFREPKHERRPWRIWFLDTSKQAIGMLFIHFANVYLSDLTEEDPCSLYLINFLLDATLGMLLIYAGVRAVSILVEWQQWESLRFGEYGDPLQCGAWVGKCALYIVIMMFEKTIIIIVLLIPQWKKVALLNPIENPQLELAIVMLIVPFFVNALMFWVVDNFLMKKGKTKAKLEEKETSLDSRNGSKVRYRRAASHEESESEILMSADDEMEESDAEEDLRRLTTLKPE, from the exons ATGAACGAGCGGGGCTGCGAGAACGGAGCCTTCATGGACAGCTTCGGCATCTTCCTGCAGGGGCTGCTCGGCGTCGTGGCCTTCAGCACCTTAATGC TCAAACGATTCAGAGAACCAAAGCATGAAAGGCGTCCATGGAGGATATGGTTTCTTGATACCTCCAAACAAGCCATAGGAATGTTATTCATCCACTTTGCAAATGTCTACTTATCAGACCTTACTGAAGAGGACCCTTGTTCACTGTATCTTATCAACTTCCTCCTCGATGCCACCCTGGGGATGCTGCTGATCTACGCAGGGGTGCGAGCCGTCAGCATTCTGGTGGAGTGGCAACAATGGGAGTCCCTTCGATTTGGAGAATATGGAGACCCACTGCAATGTGGTGCCTGGGTTGGGAAGTGTGCTCTGTACATCGTGATCATGATGTTTGAgaaaaccatcatcatcatcgtccTCCTAATACCTCAGTGGAAAAAGGTAGCTCTTTTGAATCCTATTGAGAACCCCCAGCTGGAGTTGGCCATTGTCATGCTGATAGTTCCTTTCTTCGTCAATGCATTAATGTTTTGGGTTGTGGATAATTTCcttatgaaaaagggaaagacaaaagccaagctagaagaaaaagaaactagctTGGACTCAAGAAATGGAAGTAAAGTCCGGTATAGGCGGGCTGCATCCCATGAAGAATCTGAGTCGGAAATATTAATGTCTGCTGATGACGAAATGGAAGAGTCAGATGCAGAGGAGGACCTTCGAAGACTGACCACCTTGAagcccgaatag